aagtctcaaaactgtaaactaaaaaatgccattgtttaagccaacccatttcatagtatttgcttaaACAGCCTAGATAACTAAAGCAATATTATGAAAAGCATGAATACACAGTATTCCTAAAATATTGTTTAACCAGGAAGTTTCAGTGAAAAAGTACCGCAGTTTAAAATTACTAGAGTTTCTTTGCTTTTCAGTATTCACTGAATTTTACGTACAAAGTGTTTCAGGTACTTAATTTAAACTGATGACAGTATGTAAAGATTTAAGATTTATAACTGGACATAAACTTTCACTGaccaaaaatgttttcattttttaatagaaattttatAATTCAAAACAGTTTGTGCTAAATGAATATAATACTAGTAGAAGAATATATTTGTTTTCAGATTAAGGATAGCTGCAGAATCTTTATTAACAAGTGAAGGTATAATTTATACTTGTGTTATCAGAAAAACTCCAGTTGTCAATTTATCtgctagaaaaataattaaatgcctAAATGTAACcagagtaaaaaatatataattttgtcttcaatttgtattaactatattccatgcaTCATTTATCAAATTATTCCTATCTGAAAAAGCTTTTTCTTTACTGGCACACATTAATAACATACAATCATGATATCTTCCAGAATTTTCTAGGTATGAATCATCATGGAAACTATTCAAGAGAAAAGTCCTTTTTCTTTGGTGCAATTGATACACTACATAGATTTTTACAGCCATCATACAATTTACATATCACAACTAatatttatgcttttttatattctAAAATTGTTCACAAAATTAAATCAAGCAGACTCAAAGGATAAAGAAATTCAGAAGGCATAAATCTCAGAATAAAATGGTAAAAGACATCTCCAATTCATTTATTAAGATCTTATGTCCTGTGGTTGTTTTATTCTGTGTTAAGATACAAaacttttttctccatttttaaaataattttttattaacttATTGAAGtaaatcactcatacataaacatacataaacaatgagtatataataatagttgtgaacttacaaaacaaacatatataacatcatacaggactctcataattcacccttccaccaataacttgcttgcattgtttttctttttttttacacattttaaaaattacagttaaGAGATCACAAaacaaatgttatattaaaaaacataagaggctcccatataaccAACTCTCCACCCCCCCAAACCCACGATACAAAACTTGAGTTTTCATTCTCTAGAGGATAAAGTCTCAGATCTAACCTTCCTCAAAATATGGGTTCagcagatgtttttttttttcctgttccatTTCCCACAACTCCACCCTATACAAACTAATCTTCCATTACAATGAACTCACAGCCATTCCTTCTACCCATTATGCACCTATGCtacattactttaatttttctctgCTTTGTTTAGGCTATTTCATCTATATGGCATGAAATGCTCCCTCTATTTTTTCCTGATCATTCTGCAAAGTCCAATACAATGACAGTCTACCAATGTCTGCCCTTCTGATTACAATCATTCAGattgtctcttttcttctctcaaaATATACTCACTTTCTTCCCCAAGGAGATAACCTAAAAATCCTAACGTGTCATTATTTCCAGCTCAAAGACCATGACCTGGAGACACACGAATAACAAAAATAAGTTATTTGCCTTTCAATACCCAGAATACAAAGGCAGAACAGGGCCTGGATAAACACAATAAATGATGCCACTCAGAAAGGGAAAGAATGGGAGGCACAGACTGGGCCTGAAATCTCAGTGAGTAGAGGTTGCTGGAGGTAGGAATATTATTTGATTAGGCCCTGATTTTGCACTCTGGGGACAAGACAAGTTCTAGTCCATTCTGTGTCTCTTGCTTTACCTTCTGGGGAGTTTTGCCTTAGATTTATATAAATATGGCACTAGAGAATAGGAGATCTCTCCTGCTTCTCATCTCCAGAAAATTAGGGAGCCCAAAAGTTATTTCACATCTCAATCAGTCACAGTCTCTTTAATCCAGGCTAATGGTTCTTTTTGACAGTATTTAGCCCACTTCTATTCTATTTGATTCCAGTCATTTCAATGTACTAATGGCCGCACCTACAATTCCTTTTGAGGCACCTTTCTTTCCGTGCTCTTAATTTCAATCACATTGATCCAATCAGACCTTGGTGGGAGAGTCACATCCTTATTTCTTTACTCCAAGACTTTAAAATTGTCCAATTGATTTACCTTAAGATGATACCATAATTTACTGAAATGTTTTAACTATGGTGTTATGACCACATTCTTGGTTGGGTCATTACCTTGAGACTGAATTTTAATTGCGCACAAATgacttctcatttttaaaaaaaatacatgttcaaGATGAGAATGACTCACATCTTCCAACTCTGCAAGTCCCCAAATATCTAGATGCTCTATTCCCTGTCACTACAGCTTGCAAACTGGCCAGTATTTTGAATCCCTCTCTTTACAGTACTACCTTGTCAACTGTAGCTAATAGTAACTGAAACATACTTCCAACATATATATTCTTTGCCATTTCACTGAAAGCTACGAGTTCATCAGGGACATTATCTACCTTCCAAGTCACTGAGAGTACTGTTTTACCAAATGTCCCAGTACTGCATAACATAGACTAATGATAACACACTACTACACATTCAGTATCAAATTCTTTATTAGTCAGAAGAAGGCTATATTAAGCCTCAGTAACAAACTACCTCCAAATCTGGTTACTTGCAACagtaaaggtttatttctcattctcAAGATGTGTCCTACTGCAGGTTGGCAATGGTTTTGTCACAGTAGTTTTCAATCTGACATCTAGGCTGATGCAGGAGCTTCTAACCGGAACATTGCTGATTCTGTAGCAGAGAGGTGTCCTGAATTTGTTTTTCTAGTCTAGATTCTCTTCTGATCTCCAGCAATCCACTTGGATTTTACACTGGTACCTACCTACCCTTCACTAGGATTTTACACTGGTACCTACCCAcccttcatgtttttttaaagatttatttatttatttctcttcccttccccccaccccaattgtctgttctctgtgtctatttgctgtgtcttctttgtctgcttttgttgttgtcagcggcacaggagtctgtgtttctttttgttgtgttatcttgtgtcatttctccgtatGGGCGGCACCActcttaggtaggctgcactttctttggcgctgggtggctctccttatggggcacactccttgtgcgtggggctcccctacacgggggggggggggggggggggcactgcactccttgtgcgcattagcgctgtgcatgggccagctccacgtgggtcaaagaggcccggggtttgaacctcggacctcccatgtggtagacgggcgccctagccacttgggccaagtccactgcccactAGTGTTTCTTATCTCAATAAATGCAATAGCATAAACCTTTACATAGTTGTTCTGAAATCACCCTTAACTCCTTTCCTCACTACCCACATTCAACCAATCACTAAGTCCTATTGGTGCTGCCTCCTTATCTCTGGCAGGTTTTCTTCATCATCACATTCCTTCCTTTCACAGGGACTATTGTAGCCTCTTAACTGACCCCTCCCCTTGCATGCTTATCCCGTCTAATAACAGTGTCCGtagaagaaaactttaaaaccaGACATCTCATTTGCTTAATTTCCCAAGGCTCTCAGCATAAAACCCATGATTTGTAATTAGTCATTGGCCCAGAAGATTGTACCCCTACCTTGCTCTTCCTCTTCAAGCTCCAGTCATACCAGATATCCCTCACTTCTTCAAAAGGTGTTTCTAGCTTCACCACGTCTACATATACTATTATCTCTGCCCCATACAACTGCATCCTCCGTTTTAATCTGGCTAATATTTACTCCTCCCTCCAGGTCTAGCTAAAATGTCACTTTTTTTCGAAGGACCTTTCGCCTACTCTCCCTGGTCCCATTACTTGCCTGATCATTTGATTAATGCTTAAAGCATTAACGAGATTGGATGGGATTCAGATGGTCAGGTTTACCATCGTATCCCCAGTGTCTCATAGAGTTTGTCCCATAGATAAATTTCAGGTAAAAAAACTGATGACTGAAAATTGGATCGGGGTAGTGAAAATGATTAAGGTAGGCATAGGACCgttcaaaacacattttaagaatgcAATTTCGGGCCTGGGGAGAAGGTATGGAGGCATGTCACGCAAGTCTTTGTGGCGATAAATATCCAACCGGGGACTAGAACAGGGACCTGAGGGTTTAGAGGGCACACAGACGGGACTACTGCCATTTTCCACTAgttatttaaaagttatttacTAGTTTTTAACTTCCGCCCGTAAAAGACTGTCTCAGACAGGAAGCAGCTGCAGTCTTTTTAAACCGCAGCCGCTGACCTTAGCGGCAGGAGACCCGACCTGCCCTCCAAGCGTCCGGCAACTGTCAGCCTGTAGCGCCTTGCGGCTCCCTCAGGGGCGGTCTGGGCCGGCTAGCGCGCGCCCGGCACGCGCGCCCCCAGCGCCTAAGCGCGTAAACCAAGTTCGGAGGCGCCGAGGGAGAGGCCCCAGCTCGCAGTTTGCGGAGCGCGCGGGCTAGTCAGCCCCATCCGTCAACGCATGGCCTCCCGAGAAAGTGCCTGTCTCGTCAATAAAATTGCCTTAGTTTCGATGCAAGAAATTACCCGCCAGAAATGTACATGGCACAGTAACGAAAATGTTGCTCTTTGAAGTGGAAGGGTGATGATCGGACTAGGTTAGGAAGGATGCGTGATGACGCGCGGGGCAAAATAGGCACTATTAAGGACAGCCGCATCCGGGCCCTACTGCCGCAGGCTGCCCTCCTAGCCAGGGGTCCTTCAggtaggaggtcctgggtgaCTTTGGACGCCCGCAGAGTCTTGGTGCAGAGACTGCTGAGTCCTGGGCCTTGTGAGTTAAGTCTCCGTTCTTTCCGTACGCGAGGCCTCTGTTGCAACTATGCTTCGCCAGATCGTCGGGCAGGCCAAGAAGCACCCGAGCGTAAGTGCGCAGTCCCTTTCAGAGTGTTCCCTTTTGCCCACCATGTGTCGGGGTGAGGCTGCCTGCGTCCCCTGGGAGCTTTATCTTTTCACACCCATACTGTTTCACCGGCTAGCCCCTATTCGGCTCACATCGTTGTCCCAACCCCATGGGTTCTGACCTGCCACGCGGTACACTGTGGAGTTTTTGTTTGAGGTGAAAGGTGGTGCATACCTGCGAAGGTATAAAttagtgaatgttagcacaatctAGTGGCCGCGCCTTCTTGGAAATTAGTTGTACCAAGAGGGACCGGTAAGCGCTGTGTGGTTTAGAGACCAGCAAAGGTCAGATTTCCTATTCCTTGTGTCGCTTTTTAAGAATCTTGTTTGTATTCAGCGCTCTTCACCACAAGGCCTTGTCGCAAGGAGGTGTGTGACCTTGGAATCCTGTTTGTCTTGATGTTTTGGGGAGATTGGCAGCTCAGAATTTAATTACAGCTAagttcttttgtatttaatttttcccgGCATGAGAAAGTTATTCTCCTAAAATTGAATTACAGTTTTTAATCTGTATGGTAACCCGGTTCCCCAAATACGTACGTTTTCAGAGGTTATACTTAAATCCAATATTTGTAGTAGgtgttttttcaatttattttgcagagattttgcttttCATACCTAAAAGGCAAGCATAAGTAATTGTGTAATAATTTGttttcaattagaggtgaagggagatgggaaattttaaggGCAACGATATGTAAATATTAGAGGTGAAGATTTGATTTATTTTcctggaaatttaaaattttgaatatagTCTGCCCTGCATTAAAAACGCGGCACTTAAACTGGAATCATCTTCGCATTCTTTGTAGATTCCATTTGGTTGATATAAATTTTAAGGCAGGATCACTTAATGGCAGTTTAAGTTTTGGGTATCAATGTGTAGAAGCTACTGTAGGATCTCTTTTGCCAGTGTCCAGATATTTGAAAATGgctgttttctatttttgtttttgtgtgtgtgtgtgtttggttcTAGTTGATCCCCCTCTTTGTATTTATTGGAACTGGAGCTACTGGAGCAGCACTGTATGTCTTGCGTCTGGCAATGTTCAATCCAGATGTCAGGTAAGTTTTTAAGATTGTTCAGAATTTTGATGTTTACGAAGCTGTTTTAATCCACAGTCTTTCAAGGTGTGGGCAATATCCAGTAGTAAAAAGAACCCAGATTTCATAGTCATACAATAAGGTCAGATTGCCAGCTctgctgtttccttttttttttttttttaatctgtttcattttcttattgaaaaTGAGGTCTGCTAATACCTACCTTGTAATATTAAGATTGaattaatattgttttttttaaataaaatacttaaccATGGTTCCTGATGCATGTGTTTTGACAGATattgccttttcctttctcctagtgttagaataataataaacctCATGCTTTTGCCTGCTTTTCCCTGATAGTGTTTCTTTTTACAGTTGTTAAACAACAGGCAAAGGAAATACTGATTCAGCGTTGTTCTATGCACTTTTCCATTTGTCATTTCACTGTTGAAATACAAAGTTGAAATAAAAGCCAGATACCAAGTCTTCATTGACAGGGACAACTGTCCCCAGAGGCTCTGTTCTACCTTTTAAAACTGAATAGATGAGATTGCATATTATAGACTCTATCTCTACAATGAAAATAATACTGTACTTTACCTAATAGAAAATGAGATTGATCTATTCAAAATATTGGCTTCTTAGTATGAAATAGTGTTTTAGATAGTGTTTTGTTACTATAACAATGTGATGTTTTATTCCTTTTAGTTGGGATAGAAAGAATAACCCAGAACCCTGGAACAAATTGGGTCCCAATGAACAATACAAGGTAAGCTACAGAATTGTTTCATAATTGccagaaaatgtattttaataaattttgtcatggggtagttttttttttaaagattttatttatttatttctcttcccttctcccccctcccccccagttgtcttttctctgtgtctatttgctgcatgttcttcttttttgtctgcttctgttgttgtcagtggaacgggaatctgtgtttcttgtgtcagctctccatgtgtgcagcgccattcctgggcaggctgcactttcttttaccctgggtggctctccttacggggcgcactccttgcgtgtggggctcccctatgcgggggacacccttgcgtggcagggcactccttgtgcgcatcagcactgtgcgtgggccagctccacacaggtcaaggaggcccgggatttgaactgcggacctcccatgtggtaggcggacgccctaaccactgggccaagtccgcttccctgtcatgGGGTAGTTTTTCATGAAATTTCATAAATAAGTAAACTTCCATTATGATGAACTTTCTGAGATGCTACTGGACttttttgtgaaaataaaatggcatGTTGTTCAATTAGTATGTTTTTCTTAGGGAATTTATTCCTAATCTTTGGATTTTGGATGTGAAATCAAGATAAATGTCTCAATTCTACTGGAGAACTTGTTAAAACAGATTCATCAGCTTTACCCCCAGAGACTCTGATTTAGGTGGTATGGCATGGGAcctaagaatttgcatttctaacaaggttTCAGATGCTGCTGTTGGTCTGTAGACCACAGTTTAAATAGCAGTAATCTACTGGATGGTTTGGTTGGCCATACTTTCTCATTGGTATGGTTGAAATAATTTCAGGCaaatattagaaatgaaagtCAGTTGAGggcgatggacttggcccagtggttagggtatctgtctaccatatgggaggtctgcggttcaaaccctgggcctccttgaccagtgtggagctggcccatgcgcagtgctgatgcgtgcaagcagGGCAGTGCCACATGGGTgtctgccacgtaggggagccccacgcacaagtagtgcagtctgtaaggagagccacccagtgcgaaagaaagtgtagcctgcctaagaattggcgccacccacacggagaaatgatacaagatgacgcagcaagaagaaacacagattcctgtgccgctgacaacaacagaagcggacaaagaagatgcagcaaatagacacagagaacagacaaccggggtggaggggaagggaagagaaataaataaataaataaataaataaataaatctttgggggtgGAAAAAGTCAGTTGAAACTTACATTTTACCACAAACCTTccatatacactttttaaaacatttttcctgaAGAGTGGTCTGTGGAATTACTCTTCTAAAGAACCTTCTATTGATTCCCCAAACATAACCATTTTTATGTGTAAAACTCTTTGCTGGATGGAACATAGAAAAACATGGCCTTTGCAATGTTGAAAAAAGAGCATTTGATCTGGTAGGAATTTCCACTAAAAAGTAGACATATTTATTACATGAATGTATGgtaatgtcattttttaaaaaatctttattgagGTATTATTCATTTGCCATACAATTCACCTATTTAAGGTGACTTTTATAAATTCAGAGTTCTGTatctatcaccacaatcaattttaggacACATTTTATTACCCCTGGAAGAAATCTTCCATCCCTTAGCGTCACCCTCCAGTTTCCCCATCCTTCTCagtcctaggcaaccactaatacactatctatagatttgcctgttctggactttgcctataaatggaataataaacaTGTGATTCTTTGTGACAGGCTTTCaattagcatgttttcaaggttcatccatgtggtaattcatttctttttattgctgattaaCATttgtatgtataccacatttttagttttatccattcatcagtggatggacatttgggtttcacTTTCGGCTATTAGGAATAATACTACTATGAATATTcatatacaagtttttgtgtggacataggtatttttcttttgggtatatacctaggagtggaattgctggatcatatggtaattcgtTGTTAAACCATCTGAGAAACTGTCAGACTTTTCCAGAGCTGTTGCACCGTTTTCCATTCCtgccagcaatgtatgagggttccagtttctccacattctcaccaacacctAACATCAACAGTCTTTTTTGATTATAGCCACCCTGCAGGATGTGAAgcagtaattgtggttttgatttgcatttctctgatggcaaatgatgttgaacattttttcatgcccattttggccatttatatatcatcTTAGAAGAAATATCTGTTCAGATCCTTTGCTTATTCTTTAATTGGGGTATTAAACAGTTTTGTAATAGTTTTATATTCTTGATAAAAGTCCCTTGTTAGCGAATATGCTTTGCAATAATTTTCTCACATGCTGTGGgtggtcttttcactttcctgatggTGTCTTTTGAAGCATGGCAATgtcagtttttcttcttcttcttagtAATTTTATTTACACACACTTCATATCTACCAAACATAAccttcctatttttttctctccccatgcCCTATAACTTCTCatctaccttctgtctctggATTTGCTATTTATTGACATCTCTATtaagtgacatcatacaatatttgtccttaggTGTCTTTCTTATGTCATTTAGCATGGTGTTTTCAAGATCCTCCAATATTGCTGCTTgtctcagaatttcattctttttataattgAATTATATTCCTTtatgtgtatgtaccacattttgcttgtccatttatttgttgatggatatttgggttgtttccacctaaGGGctgttgtaaataatgctgctgtgaacattaatGTACAAGTATCTGTGACCCTATTTTCTACAGTAACATCATTTCAACTATAATTTTCATGtagattaataatttttttagatGACTGGTATTAGAAAAAAATTGATCAGGCATAGTAGGGCTGATGTTAATTAAATCAAGATAGATTAGGTTTTAATACAATATAAAGCTTTCTCAAAGATCATTGTGAATCAGGCCCTTTTCTGTCTTATGGCACTGCCACCTAGAAGATGTGCCTCGACTAGTAGTCAAAGGCCTTAGTTCATGCTCATGGTATCTTTGGTACTTCCTTCAAAACTAAGCACGCTTATGATGTATTTGCTTGTAGTCAGTCAGGTCTATGTGCCAGTAATCATACCTCAAATTCTCTCTAGATGTAATTTTCAAATTTGCTTTACTTTTTGGCTTCCATGCCCCTATTTCCCTTCTCAGTTTAGTGGTGGGCTACCTTGAAGTTATCTGAAATAATAGTTGGGAAGGCCACAGCATATTCTAGTATTTTCCTTGGGTCACTTTATTCAGCTGAGAAGTGTTTCTTTGATGCTTAAATCCTATTTTATAGCACAACTTCTTCAGTGTTCTTTGGCACAAAGTGAGTATACCCAAGAATATAGAGCCTTATTTGGGCTTATGTACAAATCCTTAAGGTTTCACAGCAGAAACCAAGTAGATTGAATATTTTTACCTTGCCAAAATCATCATTAAAGAACTGGAATTTTAGATATAGTGCCTTTGTTTGAATGACTTACACAGTGTTAAATAttcttaataaaaaatatgtatatggaAAAAATTTGTTTCGGTCATTATTACTGTAGAAACTGAATAAAAAAGAACTGAATGTTCTGTACCAGCTCTTTGTATTTGATGGTTTATCTAAAATACCTTTGTTCTTTTCCAAGTTCTACTCAGTGAATGTGGATTACAGCAAACTGAAGAAAGAAGGCCCAGAATTCTAAATGAATTGTTTCCTATTAAAGCTGCTTGACATGAAGGTCTTCCAGAAGCCATCCGCACAATTTTCCACTTAGCCCGGAAATATTTCCCCCCTCAATACATGAAATCATGTTTGTGTTTCATGTTGAGGTTTACactgattaataaatatttgaaacttGATATATCGTGTCACATTTAATGCTGAAATCTCTGAAATTTATATTTAGAGTATAGGAAAtagcatttaaataatttttcaagtTTCTACATTTTTGTGGAATTTGAAAGGAAAactttaaaatgctttaataaaaCACATTCATTTTGTGTATAGGCCATTAGTAACTTTACTAGAACATATTTAACAACTGGAACTGGAAGTTTTACAAGTAGGTTCGGAAGAATATTCAAATCTCTCTGACATTGGCAAAATGGAAACTCCTGGATTTCTCCTAATGGTTGATGTGGGCCAGATGTCCAATTCTACTAGTGGTTGTTGCCTTGCCATTTTATTTGCTGAAACTTAAAAGATTTTTAGTCACTGTGTCCTTGGATTATAGTTAGGTTCTGAGTATCATAGCTAACCATGGAGCTAGTGGTCTAGAGATTTTGAGAACTTCTGCTTTATCTTAGCAGGTTTTCAAATGCCAGAAAGTATGTAAGGAGACATTTTAAggtagggaaaatgtgagagttatctttttttttttttttaattattttatttttaaagaagctttcagttacataaatgttatataaaaatgtaggtgtgggaagcagatgtggctcaaccagttgggtgcctgtgTACCACACGGGAAGTACCAGATTTGGGtactggtgcttcctaaagaagacgagcaaatACCTGCACCCACTGCAAGGAGCAGATGCCTAAATAAGTAGATGATACAAGCCAGCCATCACCGCAgcctgtggggagtggatgtgactcaggacGTTGGATACTCacctcccatgcgggaggtcctgggttcagtttccagtgcctcctgaagaaggcaaacaataagcagacagatgggagaaccatctgggggaggggggataaatttaaaaattgaataaatttttaaaaatatagggaatttctaTATGCCTCACTCGCTcctccccactttcccacattaacatctttcactagtgtggtacatttgttagaattgacaaatactgaagcattactATAactggactatagtttatattatagtttatgttcTGCCTTGAAGGATTTTATAATTAAGGCAGAATGTATagtggcttgtatccatcattgcattgttatgcaggacaattccaatgtcctaaaaataatCCATGTtgaacctattcttccctctcccctcagaacctctggtggccactgcctttatatcaatgataaaagttcttccattgctagaataataagtctgtaatagaataattatcattttagttcattgttcattccccagtcttgaggattttggaatagtgatgcccactttgtaattgagagggggcttagatcccatggggcagatgaatggaactatcttgtttgcagttgcagacacttctTTGGAATGACCCATCATTCATCaacatttccttgttagttgtcctgggttaatccaatgaactggagagtaggtgttgcaactgctgagattcagggctcaactggcacatgaacataccaaagatttaagtctctgggacatatatttaacaagttagtgctaattataggtttaaataaaaggggcagaagagccatgtgtagggaaactatgaATGAGTCTTAACaattacactggggagcataaattccaaagtaagacgcACAGGGtcctgaatt
This window of the Dasypus novemcinctus isolate mDasNov1 chromosome 5, mDasNov1.1.hap2, whole genome shotgun sequence genome carries:
- the NDUFA4 gene encoding cytochrome c oxidase subunit NDUFA4, which produces MLRQIVGQAKKHPSLIPLFVFIGTGATGAALYVLRLAMFNPDVSWDRKNNPEPWNKLGPNEQYKFYSVNVDYSKLKKEGPEF